In the Orenia marismortui DSM 5156 genome, one interval contains:
- a CDS encoding ABC transporter substrate-binding protein, translating into MSNFKKVIMVLTLLIGISSAIVVGSFLFMYKTGEITINFSKSKEDKILKEEELEIFSWWTGGGEAQGLEALFEIFNQKNSDMEIINAAISGGGGSSAKAVLKTRMLGGNPPDSFQVHGGSELIDTYVRAGVMEPITNLINELGIKDKFNQEILEMCSYQGEVYAIPLAVHRGNILWYNKSLLKKYNLKPPTNFSSFLSSLEELSKQGITPLSLGDKDRWPATHIFESLLLSTLGPKAYNGLWNGKTSFSNPKVKEALVRFNEILRYTNQDHAALSWQDSARRLYEGKAVFNIMGDWEEGYFKALGWEADQEFGWSNFPGTKGSFMVIVDSFGLPKEAANPESTKSWLKVIASREGQDVFNQIKGSIPSRIDVDKNKYDLYMKEAIDDFSNNILTPSIAHGSAAPENFMVALDDVINEFVSERNIERSFNNIQDIADKYLK; encoded by the coding sequence ATGAGTAACTTTAAAAAGGTTATTATGGTTTTAACTCTGTTGATAGGTATATCATCGGCGATAGTGGTAGGTTCTTTTTTATTCATGTATAAAACTGGAGAGATTACTATTAATTTTTCTAAGTCTAAGGAAGATAAAATTCTAAAAGAAGAAGAATTAGAAATTTTTAGTTGGTGGACTGGTGGAGGAGAGGCACAAGGATTAGAAGCTTTATTTGAGATTTTTAATCAAAAGAATTCAGATATGGAAATTATTAATGCTGCTATATCAGGAGGTGGCGGTTCTAGTGCTAAAGCAGTATTAAAAACTAGAATGCTTGGCGGAAATCCTCCAGATTCTTTTCAAGTTCATGGTGGTTCAGAACTTATAGATACTTATGTTAGAGCTGGTGTAATGGAGCCTATTACAAACTTGATTAATGAATTGGGGATTAAGGATAAGTTTAACCAAGAGATACTGGAGATGTGTAGTTATCAAGGGGAAGTCTATGCAATCCCTCTAGCAGTACATCGTGGAAATATACTGTGGTATAATAAATCACTTCTGAAAAAATATAATCTCAAGCCTCCTACTAACTTTTCTTCTTTTCTAAGTAGTTTAGAAGAATTATCAAAGCAAGGAATAACTCCATTATCATTAGGAGATAAGGACCGCTGGCCTGCAACTCATATTTTTGAATCACTGCTTTTATCAACTTTAGGTCCAAAAGCTTATAATGGTTTATGGAATGGCAAGACAAGCTTTAGTAATCCTAAGGTTAAAGAAGCTTTAGTTAGATTTAATGAAATATTAAGATATACTAATCAAGATCATGCAGCCTTGAGTTGGCAAGATTCAGCTAGGCGTTTGTATGAAGGAAAGGCTGTATTTAATATCATGGGTGATTGGGAGGAAGGTTATTTTAAAGCTTTAGGCTGGGAGGCAGATCAAGAATTTGGATGGTCAAACTTTCCTGGGACTAAAGGAAGTTTTATGGTAATTGTTGATAGTTTTGGATTACCTAAAGAAGCTGCTAATCCTGAAAGTACAAAATCATGGTTAAAAGTCATAGCTTCACGTGAAGGACAAGATGTTTTCAATCAAATCAAGGGTTCAATTCCTTCTAGAATTGATGTTGATAAAAACAAGTATGACTTATATATGAAAGAAGCAATAGATGATTTTTCAAATAACATATTAACTCCATCAATTGCTCATGGTTCTGCAGCTCCAGAAAATTTTATGGTAGCTTTAGATGATGTTATTAATGAAT